One region of Populus trichocarpa isolate Nisqually-1 chromosome 4, P.trichocarpa_v4.1, whole genome shotgun sequence genomic DNA includes:
- the LOC18098353 gene encoding pentatricopeptide repeat-containing protein At1g10270 isoform X5, translated as MSLHLLLLRRSSSTLTTTNHPLLRALHHLILSPLHHIPNPNPPISTTPLLPSSRTFSFSSAEEAAAERRRRRRRLRIEPPLQAMQRNPNPPPRDPNAPRLPDSTSALTGNRLNLHNRVQSLIRAFDLDTASHVARNSVYSRTRPTVFTCNAIIAAMYRAKRYDDAIALFKFFFEQHHIVPNVVSYNNLINAHCDEGRVDVGLEVYRRIIEIAPFSPSSVTYRHLTKGLIDAERMEDAVALLREMLVKGHGADSLVYNNVIKGFLELGNLEKADEFFNELKERCLVYDGVINATYMDWWFKQGKDKEAMESYKSWQDRNFKVVPATCNTILEVLVKYGKKEAAWALFEHMLDNHTPPTHQGVNSDTFNTMVNECFREGEFEEAINTFKKAGTKPGSKPFQMDVAGYNNIIARFCENGMMKQAEEFLAALSAKCLTPDVTTFRTLIDTYLKMEEIDDVLRMFNKMADAGLRVVASFGTRVFGELIKNGKAVESAEILTKMGNKDPKPDSSIYDVVVRGLCNAGALDMGKDIVDQMMKYGVGVPPVLKDFVLEVFENAGRGSEVKSVLDQSKWINNSRPAYPRQPQSQHEPTQMASGWPLGPSPLMGKSISGEPQISRSQSFGVHPMSRQTQLGSPQMTGQLPLGSHNRQQPSGFHNMDQQQPSKPYQEQQSSWSSQAGGQHPPWSPQTAGQQLSCSSQTGGQQPSSCSSQTGQQLSQSSQTGQQSGPQLSHSSQTGQHPPWSSRAGGQQPSWSSQSGGQQPSWSSQSGGQQPSWSPQTRGQQPSWSSQTRGQQQSWSSDRGGHQPSWSSETGGQQALGSSNMEHQPPGTSHMIKCHPNESPQMSGQATFQSSQNGGQYSYGSPSVVRNHPVGSSPNAPFQSSQNGGQYSYGSPSVVRNHPVGSLPNGGQYSNGSPSVVRHHPVGSSQMAGQQQGEDNQQQPNGPSDMAEQHSSGALEWQHSHQQAAA; from the exons atgtccctCCATCTCCTCCTCCTTCGCCGCTCCTCTTCCACTCTAACAACCACCAATCATCCTCTACTACGAGCTCTCCACCACCTCATTCTCTCTCCCCTCCATCATATCCCAAACCCTAACCCTCCAATTTCCACCACCCCACTCCTGCCATCATCTCGCACATTCTCCTTTTCCTCAGCCGAAGAAGCCGCCGCAGAACGTAGAAGAAGAAGGCGCCGACTCCGAATCGAACCTCCACTCCAAGCAATGCAACGCAACCCGAACCCTCCCCCTCGTGACCCCAACGCTCCTCGCCTCCCTGACTCCACAAGCGCATTAACTGGTAATCGCCTTAACCTCCACAATCGAGTCCAATCCCTAATCCGCGCTTTCGATCTCGACACTGCATCCCATGTTGCTCGCAATTCTGTTTATTCACGTACTCGCCCCACTGTGTTTACTTGCAACGCCATCATAGCTGCTATGTATCGCGCCAAAAG ATATGACGATGCGATTGCGCTGTTCAAGTTCTTTTTTGAACAACATCATATAGTGCCTAATGTTGtttcatataataatttgattaatgcACATTGCGATGAGGGGAGAGTTGATGTGGGGCTTGAGGTTTATAGGCGTATAATTGAGATAGCCCCGTTTTCACCGTCTTCAGTGACTTATAGGCATTTAACTAAAGGGTTGATTGATGCTGAGAGGATGGAGGATGCGGTTGCTTTGTTGAGGGAGATGTTGGTTAAAGGGCATGGTGCGGATTCGTTGGTTTATAATAATGTGATCAAAGGGTTTTTGGAGTTGGGGAATTTGGAGAAGGCTGATGAGTTCTTCAATGAGTTGAAAGAGAGGTGTTTGGTTTATGATGGAGTGATTAATGCCACGTATATGGATTGGTGGTTTAAACAAGGGAAGGATAAGGAGGCTATGGAAAGTTACAAGTCTTGGCAGGATAGGAATTTTAAGGTGGTACCTGCAACATGTAATACCATTTTGGAGGTTCTAGTTAAATATGGGAAGAAAGAGGCTGCATGGGCTTTGTTTGAGCATATGCTGGATAATCATACCCCACCGACCCACCAAGGTGTAAATTCAGATACATTTAATACAATGGTGAATGAGTGCTTTAGGGAAGGGGAGTTTGAGGAGGcaattaatacatttaaaaaggCAGGGACAAAGCCTGGATCTAAGCCTTTTCAAATGGATGTTGCGGGGTACAACAACATTATCGCAAGGTTTTGCGAGAATGGGATGATGAAGCAGGCGGAGGAGTTCCTTGCAGCATTATCTGCCAAATGCTTGACTCCTGATGTCACGACTTTTAGGACATTAATCGATACATATTTGAAGATGGAGGAGATTGATGATGTTTTGAGAATGTTCAATAAAATGGCAGATGCTGGTTTGAGGGTGGTGGCAAGCTTTGGGACTAGGGTGTTTGGTGAGTTGATCAAGAATGGCAAGGCAGTGGAGTCTGCAGAGATTTTGACCAAAATGGGAAACAAAGATCCAAAACCAGACTCCTCAATCTATGATGTTGTGGTTAGGGGGCTTTGTAATGCTGGTGCACTAGACATGGGCAAGGATATCGTCGACCAAATGATGAaatatggtgttggtgttcCACCTGTATTGAAGGATTTTGTACTTGAGGTTTTTGAAAATGCTGGACGGGGTAGTGAGGTTAAGAGTGTTTTGGATCAAAGTAAGTGGATTAACAATTCAAGACCTGCTTATCCAAGACAGCCTCAAAGTCAACATGAACCTACTCAAATGGCAAGTGGGTGGCCATTAGGGCCTTCTCCATTGATGGGAAAATCAATTTCAGGTGAACCTCAGATTTCAAGATCACAGTCCTTTGGAGTCCATCCAATGTCAAGACAAACACAATTAGGATCTCCTCAGATGACTGGGCAGCTGCCACTAGGTTCTCATAATAGGCAACAGCCATCAGGATTCCACAATATGGATCAACAACAGCCATCAAAACCTTACCAAG AGCAACAATCTTCATGGTCTTCTCAAGCAGGAGGCCAGCATCCACCATGGTCTCCTCAAACAGCAGGCCAACAGCTATCGTGTTCTTCTCAAACAGGAGGTCAACAGCCGTCATCATGTTCTTCTCAAACTGGACAGCAGCTGTCACAATCTTCTCAGACAGGACAACAAAGTGGACCGCAGCTGTCACATTCATCTCAAACAGGCCAGCATCCTCCATGGTCCTCTCGAGCAGGAGGCCAGCAGCCATCATGGTCCTCTCAATCAGGAGGCCAGCAGCCATCTTGGTCCTCTCAATCAGGAGGCCAGCAGCCATCTTGGTCCCCTCAAACAAGAGGCCAGCAGCCATCTTGGTCCTCTCAAACAAGAGGACAGCAGCAATCATGGTCCTCTGATAGGGGAGGGCATCAGCCATCATGGTCCTCTGAAACTGGGGGACAGCAGGCATTAGGGTCCAGTAATATGGAACATCAGCCACCAGGAACCTCTCATATGATTAAATGCCATCCAAATGAATCTCCACAGATGTCAGGACAGGCAACTTTTCAATCCTCACAGAATGGTGGACAATATTCCTACGGGTCAC CTTCAGTGGTCAGAAACCACCCTGTAGGATCCTCACCAAATGCACCTTTCCAATCCTCACAGAATGGTGGACAATATTCTTACGGATCACCTTCAGTGGTCAGAAACCATCCTGTAGGATCCTTACCAAATGGAGGACAATATTCTAATGGATCACCTTCAGTGGTCAGACACCATCCTGTAGGATCCTCTCAGATGGCTGGACAACAACAAGGGGAAGACAACCAGCAGCAG CCAAATGGACCTTCAGATATGGCTGAACAGCATTCATCGGGAGCCCTTGAATGGCAACACAGCCACCAGCAGGCAGCAGCATGA
- the LOC18098353 gene encoding pentatricopeptide repeat-containing protein At1g10270 isoform X7, translated as MSLHLLLLRRSSSTLTTTNHPLLRALHHLILSPLHHIPNPNPPISTTPLLPSSRTFSFSSAEEAAAERRRRRRRLRIEPPLQAMQRNPNPPPRDPNAPRLPDSTSALTGNRLNLHNRVQSLIRAFDLDTASHVARNSVYSRTRPTVFTCNAIIAAMYRAKRYDDAIALFKFFFEQHHIVPNVVSYNNLINAHCDEGRVDVGLEVYRRIIEIAPFSPSSVTYRHLTKGLIDAERMEDAVALLREMLVKGHGADSLVYNNVIKGFLELGNLEKADEFFNELKERCLVYDGVINATYMDWWFKQGKDKEAMESYKSWQDRNFKVVPATCNTILEVLVKYGKKEAAWALFEHMLDNHTPPTHQGVNSDTFNTMVNECFREGEFEEAINTFKKAGTKPGSKPFQMDVAGYNNIIARFCENGMMKQAEEFLAALSAKCLTPDVTTFRTLIDTYLKMEEIDDVLRMFNKMADAGLRVVASFGTRVFGELIKNGKAVESAEILTKMGNKDPKPDSSIYDVVVRGLCNAGALDMGKDIVDQMMKYGVGVPPVLKDFVLEVFENAGRGSEVKSVLDQSKWINNSRPAYPRQPQSQHEPTQMASGWPLGPSPLMGKSISGEPQISRSQSFGVHPMSRQTQLGSPQMTGQLPLGSHNRQQPSGFHNMDQQQPSKPYQEQQSSWSSQAGGQHPPWSPQTAGQQLSCSSQTGGQQPSSCSSQTGQQLSQSSQTGQQSGPQLSHSSQTGQHPPWSSRAGGQQPSWSSQSGGQQPSWSSQSGGQQPSWSPQTRGQQPSWSSQTRGQQQSWSSDRGGHQPSWSSETGGQQALGSSNMEHQPPGTSHMIKCHPNESPQMSGQATFQSSQNGGQYSYGSPSVVRNHPVGSSPDAPFQSSQNGGQYSYGSPSVVRNHPVGSLPNGGQYSNGSPSVVRHHPVGSSQMAGQQQGEDNQQQPNGPSDMAEQHSSGALEWQHSHQQAAA; from the exons atgtccctCCATCTCCTCCTCCTTCGCCGCTCCTCTTCCACTCTAACAACCACCAATCATCCTCTACTACGAGCTCTCCACCACCTCATTCTCTCTCCCCTCCATCATATCCCAAACCCTAACCCTCCAATTTCCACCACCCCACTCCTGCCATCATCTCGCACATTCTCCTTTTCCTCAGCCGAAGAAGCCGCCGCAGAACGTAGAAGAAGAAGGCGCCGACTCCGAATCGAACCTCCACTCCAAGCAATGCAACGCAACCCGAACCCTCCCCCTCGTGACCCCAACGCTCCTCGCCTCCCTGACTCCACAAGCGCATTAACTGGTAATCGCCTTAACCTCCACAATCGAGTCCAATCCCTAATCCGCGCTTTCGATCTCGACACTGCATCCCATGTTGCTCGCAATTCTGTTTATTCACGTACTCGCCCCACTGTGTTTACTTGCAACGCCATCATAGCTGCTATGTATCGCGCCAAAAG ATATGACGATGCGATTGCGCTGTTCAAGTTCTTTTTTGAACAACATCATATAGTGCCTAATGTTGtttcatataataatttgattaatgcACATTGCGATGAGGGGAGAGTTGATGTGGGGCTTGAGGTTTATAGGCGTATAATTGAGATAGCCCCGTTTTCACCGTCTTCAGTGACTTATAGGCATTTAACTAAAGGGTTGATTGATGCTGAGAGGATGGAGGATGCGGTTGCTTTGTTGAGGGAGATGTTGGTTAAAGGGCATGGTGCGGATTCGTTGGTTTATAATAATGTGATCAAAGGGTTTTTGGAGTTGGGGAATTTGGAGAAGGCTGATGAGTTCTTCAATGAGTTGAAAGAGAGGTGTTTGGTTTATGATGGAGTGATTAATGCCACGTATATGGATTGGTGGTTTAAACAAGGGAAGGATAAGGAGGCTATGGAAAGTTACAAGTCTTGGCAGGATAGGAATTTTAAGGTGGTACCTGCAACATGTAATACCATTTTGGAGGTTCTAGTTAAATATGGGAAGAAAGAGGCTGCATGGGCTTTGTTTGAGCATATGCTGGATAATCATACCCCACCGACCCACCAAGGTGTAAATTCAGATACATTTAATACAATGGTGAATGAGTGCTTTAGGGAAGGGGAGTTTGAGGAGGcaattaatacatttaaaaaggCAGGGACAAAGCCTGGATCTAAGCCTTTTCAAATGGATGTTGCGGGGTACAACAACATTATCGCAAGGTTTTGCGAGAATGGGATGATGAAGCAGGCGGAGGAGTTCCTTGCAGCATTATCTGCCAAATGCTTGACTCCTGATGTCACGACTTTTAGGACATTAATCGATACATATTTGAAGATGGAGGAGATTGATGATGTTTTGAGAATGTTCAATAAAATGGCAGATGCTGGTTTGAGGGTGGTGGCAAGCTTTGGGACTAGGGTGTTTGGTGAGTTGATCAAGAATGGCAAGGCAGTGGAGTCTGCAGAGATTTTGACCAAAATGGGAAACAAAGATCCAAAACCAGACTCCTCAATCTATGATGTTGTGGTTAGGGGGCTTTGTAATGCTGGTGCACTAGACATGGGCAAGGATATCGTCGACCAAATGATGAaatatggtgttggtgttcCACCTGTATTGAAGGATTTTGTACTTGAGGTTTTTGAAAATGCTGGACGGGGTAGTGAGGTTAAGAGTGTTTTGGATCAAAGTAAGTGGATTAACAATTCAAGACCTGCTTATCCAAGACAGCCTCAAAGTCAACATGAACCTACTCAAATGGCAAGTGGGTGGCCATTAGGGCCTTCTCCATTGATGGGAAAATCAATTTCAGGTGAACCTCAGATTTCAAGATCACAGTCCTTTGGAGTCCATCCAATGTCAAGACAAACACAATTAGGATCTCCTCAGATGACTGGGCAGCTGCCACTAGGTTCTCATAATAGGCAACAGCCATCAGGATTCCACAATATGGATCAACAACAGCCATCAAAACCTTACCAAG AGCAACAATCTTCATGGTCTTCTCAAGCAGGAGGCCAGCATCCACCATGGTCTCCTCAAACAGCAGGCCAACAGCTATCGTGTTCTTCTCAAACAGGAGGTCAACAGCCGTCATCATGTTCTTCTCAAACTGGACAGCAGCTGTCACAATCTTCTCAGACAGGACAACAAAGTGGACCGCAGCTGTCACATTCATCTCAAACAGGCCAGCATCCTCCATGGTCCTCTCGAGCAGGAGGCCAGCAGCCATCATGGTCCTCTCAATCAGGAGGCCAGCAGCCATCTTGGTCCTCTCAATCAGGAGGCCAGCAGCCATCTTGGTCCCCTCAAACAAGAGGCCAGCAGCCATCTTGGTCCTCTCAAACAAGAGGACAGCAGCAATCATGGTCCTCTGATAGGGGAGGGCATCAGCCATCATGGTCCTCTGAAACTGGGGGACAGCAGGCATTAGGGTCCAGTAATATGGAACATCAGCCACCAGGAACCTCTCATATGATTAAATGCCATCCAAATGAATCTCCACAGATGTCAGGACAGGCAACTTTTCAATCCTCACAGAATGGTGGACAATATTCCTACGGGTCACCTTCAGTGGTCAGAAACCATCCTGTAGGATCCTCACCAGATGCAC CTTTTCAATCGTCACAGAATGGTGGACAATATTCTTACGGATCAC CTTCAGTGGTCAGAAACCATCCTGTAGGATCCTTACCAAATGGAGGACAATATTCTAATGGATCACCTTCAGTGGTCAGACACCATCCTGTAGGATCCTCTCAGATGGCTGGACAACAACAAGGGGAAGACAACCAGCAGCAG CCAAATGGACCTTCAGATATGGCTGAACAGCATTCATCGGGAGCCCTTGAATGGCAACACAGCCACCAGCAGGCAGCAGCATGA
- the LOC18098353 gene encoding pentatricopeptide repeat-containing protein At1g10270 isoform X1: MSLHLLLLRRSSSTLTTTNHPLLRALHHLILSPLHHIPNPNPPISTTPLLPSSRTFSFSSAEEAAAERRRRRRRLRIEPPLQAMQRNPNPPPRDPNAPRLPDSTSALTGNRLNLHNRVQSLIRAFDLDTASHVARNSVYSRTRPTVFTCNAIIAAMYRAKRYDDAIALFKFFFEQHHIVPNVVSYNNLINAHCDEGRVDVGLEVYRRIIEIAPFSPSSVTYRHLTKGLIDAERMEDAVALLREMLVKGHGADSLVYNNVIKGFLELGNLEKADEFFNELKERCLVYDGVINATYMDWWFKQGKDKEAMESYKSWQDRNFKVVPATCNTILEVLVKYGKKEAAWALFEHMLDNHTPPTHQGVNSDTFNTMVNECFREGEFEEAINTFKKAGTKPGSKPFQMDVAGYNNIIARFCENGMMKQAEEFLAALSAKCLTPDVTTFRTLIDTYLKMEEIDDVLRMFNKMADAGLRVVASFGTRVFGELIKNGKAVESAEILTKMGNKDPKPDSSIYDVVVRGLCNAGALDMGKDIVDQMMKYGVGVPPVLKDFVLEVFENAGRGSEVKSVLDQSKWINNSRPAYPRQPQSQHEPTQMASGWPLGPSPLMGKSISGEPQISRSQSFGVHPMSRQTQLGSPQMTGQLPLGSHNRQQPSGFHNMDQQQPSKPYQEQQSSWSSQAGGQHPPWSPQTAGQQLSCSSQTGGQQPSSCSSQTGQQLSQSSQTGQQSGPQLSHSSQTGQHPPWSSRAGGQQPSWSSQSGGQQPSWSSQSGGQQPSWSPQTRGQQPSWSSQTRGQQQSWSSDRGGHQPSWSSETGGQQALGSSNMEHQPPGTSHMIKCHPNESPQMSGQATFQSSQNGGQYSYGSPSVVRNHPVGSSPDAPFQSSQNGGQYSYGSPSVVRNHPVGSSPNAPFQSSQNGGQYSYGSPSVVRNHPVGSSPNAPFQSSQNGGQYSYGSPSVVRNHPVGSLPNGGQYSNGSPSVVRHHPVGSSQMAGQQQGEDNQQQPNGPSDMAEQHSSGALEWQHSHQQAAA; the protein is encoded by the exons atgtccctCCATCTCCTCCTCCTTCGCCGCTCCTCTTCCACTCTAACAACCACCAATCATCCTCTACTACGAGCTCTCCACCACCTCATTCTCTCTCCCCTCCATCATATCCCAAACCCTAACCCTCCAATTTCCACCACCCCACTCCTGCCATCATCTCGCACATTCTCCTTTTCCTCAGCCGAAGAAGCCGCCGCAGAACGTAGAAGAAGAAGGCGCCGACTCCGAATCGAACCTCCACTCCAAGCAATGCAACGCAACCCGAACCCTCCCCCTCGTGACCCCAACGCTCCTCGCCTCCCTGACTCCACAAGCGCATTAACTGGTAATCGCCTTAACCTCCACAATCGAGTCCAATCCCTAATCCGCGCTTTCGATCTCGACACTGCATCCCATGTTGCTCGCAATTCTGTTTATTCACGTACTCGCCCCACTGTGTTTACTTGCAACGCCATCATAGCTGCTATGTATCGCGCCAAAAG ATATGACGATGCGATTGCGCTGTTCAAGTTCTTTTTTGAACAACATCATATAGTGCCTAATGTTGtttcatataataatttgattaatgcACATTGCGATGAGGGGAGAGTTGATGTGGGGCTTGAGGTTTATAGGCGTATAATTGAGATAGCCCCGTTTTCACCGTCTTCAGTGACTTATAGGCATTTAACTAAAGGGTTGATTGATGCTGAGAGGATGGAGGATGCGGTTGCTTTGTTGAGGGAGATGTTGGTTAAAGGGCATGGTGCGGATTCGTTGGTTTATAATAATGTGATCAAAGGGTTTTTGGAGTTGGGGAATTTGGAGAAGGCTGATGAGTTCTTCAATGAGTTGAAAGAGAGGTGTTTGGTTTATGATGGAGTGATTAATGCCACGTATATGGATTGGTGGTTTAAACAAGGGAAGGATAAGGAGGCTATGGAAAGTTACAAGTCTTGGCAGGATAGGAATTTTAAGGTGGTACCTGCAACATGTAATACCATTTTGGAGGTTCTAGTTAAATATGGGAAGAAAGAGGCTGCATGGGCTTTGTTTGAGCATATGCTGGATAATCATACCCCACCGACCCACCAAGGTGTAAATTCAGATACATTTAATACAATGGTGAATGAGTGCTTTAGGGAAGGGGAGTTTGAGGAGGcaattaatacatttaaaaaggCAGGGACAAAGCCTGGATCTAAGCCTTTTCAAATGGATGTTGCGGGGTACAACAACATTATCGCAAGGTTTTGCGAGAATGGGATGATGAAGCAGGCGGAGGAGTTCCTTGCAGCATTATCTGCCAAATGCTTGACTCCTGATGTCACGACTTTTAGGACATTAATCGATACATATTTGAAGATGGAGGAGATTGATGATGTTTTGAGAATGTTCAATAAAATGGCAGATGCTGGTTTGAGGGTGGTGGCAAGCTTTGGGACTAGGGTGTTTGGTGAGTTGATCAAGAATGGCAAGGCAGTGGAGTCTGCAGAGATTTTGACCAAAATGGGAAACAAAGATCCAAAACCAGACTCCTCAATCTATGATGTTGTGGTTAGGGGGCTTTGTAATGCTGGTGCACTAGACATGGGCAAGGATATCGTCGACCAAATGATGAaatatggtgttggtgttcCACCTGTATTGAAGGATTTTGTACTTGAGGTTTTTGAAAATGCTGGACGGGGTAGTGAGGTTAAGAGTGTTTTGGATCAAAGTAAGTGGATTAACAATTCAAGACCTGCTTATCCAAGACAGCCTCAAAGTCAACATGAACCTACTCAAATGGCAAGTGGGTGGCCATTAGGGCCTTCTCCATTGATGGGAAAATCAATTTCAGGTGAACCTCAGATTTCAAGATCACAGTCCTTTGGAGTCCATCCAATGTCAAGACAAACACAATTAGGATCTCCTCAGATGACTGGGCAGCTGCCACTAGGTTCTCATAATAGGCAACAGCCATCAGGATTCCACAATATGGATCAACAACAGCCATCAAAACCTTACCAAG AGCAACAATCTTCATGGTCTTCTCAAGCAGGAGGCCAGCATCCACCATGGTCTCCTCAAACAGCAGGCCAACAGCTATCGTGTTCTTCTCAAACAGGAGGTCAACAGCCGTCATCATGTTCTTCTCAAACTGGACAGCAGCTGTCACAATCTTCTCAGACAGGACAACAAAGTGGACCGCAGCTGTCACATTCATCTCAAACAGGCCAGCATCCTCCATGGTCCTCTCGAGCAGGAGGCCAGCAGCCATCATGGTCCTCTCAATCAGGAGGCCAGCAGCCATCTTGGTCCTCTCAATCAGGAGGCCAGCAGCCATCTTGGTCCCCTCAAACAAGAGGCCAGCAGCCATCTTGGTCCTCTCAAACAAGAGGACAGCAGCAATCATGGTCCTCTGATAGGGGAGGGCATCAGCCATCATGGTCCTCTGAAACTGGGGGACAGCAGGCATTAGGGTCCAGTAATATGGAACATCAGCCACCAGGAACCTCTCATATGATTAAATGCCATCCAAATGAATCTCCACAGATGTCAGGACAGGCAACTTTTCAATCCTCACAGAATGGTGGACAATATTCCTACGGGTCACCTTCAGTGGTCAGAAACCATCCTGTAGGATCCTCACCAGATGCACCTTTTCAATCCTCACAGAATGGTGGACAATATTCTTACGGATCACCTTCAGTGGTCAGAAACCACCCTGTAGGATCCTCACCAAATGCACCTTTTCAATCGTCACAGAATGGTGGACAATATTCTTACGGATCACCTTCAGTGGTCAGAAACCACCCTGTAGGATCCTCACCAAATGCACCTTTCCAATCCTCACAGAATGGTGGACAATATTCTTACGGATCACCTTCAGTGGTCAGAAACCATCCTGTAGGATCCTTACCAAATGGAGGACAATATTCTAATGGATCACCTTCAGTGGTCAGACACCATCCTGTAGGATCCTCTCAGATGGCTGGACAACAACAAGGGGAAGACAACCAGCAGCAG CCAAATGGACCTTCAGATATGGCTGAACAGCATTCATCGGGAGCCCTTGAATGGCAACACAGCCACCAGCAGGCAGCAGCATGA